In one window of Chitinophagales bacterium DNA:
- a CDS encoding flippase-like domain-containing protein codes for MNWFIGPVLFVWLAFSIYKQVSEQQDLQTSWQHIVDTVVQGQWKWLLLVFALMFVNWGLEARKWQLLMQGIESISFWRAYRAIFTGQSFALNTVNRVGEYLGRMVYLQEGNRLRSIALSVAGSFSQLIVTMLMGLLSLVYLRVSILDDTHHLQGLSVFWLDGLMYALSTGVMVCLILYYKLSLITKLVEKIPLVAKYSFFIDKLEDLHWKELTRILSISLSRYMVFIVQYLIMLHVFEVDVRMLDGAAVIGVMFLVLAIVPTIALAELGLRGKVSLQLIGLLSVNQVGIIATAAGIWLINLVIPALAGSIFILGIRLFKKV; via the coding sequence TTGAACTGGTTTATTGGGCCGGTTTTATTTGTTTGGCTGGCTTTCTCTATCTATAAGCAGGTTAGCGAGCAACAGGATTTACAAACCTCCTGGCAGCATATTGTAGATACGGTGGTGCAAGGGCAATGGAAATGGCTTTTGCTGGTTTTCGCCCTCATGTTCGTGAATTGGGGTTTGGAAGCCAGAAAATGGCAATTACTGATGCAGGGTATTGAGTCAATTAGTTTCTGGCGCGCGTATCGCGCGATTTTCACTGGTCAGTCATTTGCTTTAAACACGGTAAATCGAGTTGGTGAGTATTTGGGCCGCATGGTCTATCTGCAGGAAGGTAATCGTTTAAGATCGATTGCTTTATCTGTGGCAGGTAGTTTTAGTCAGCTCATTGTTACCATGTTGATGGGTCTATTGTCTTTGGTGTACTTACGTGTATCAATTTTGGATGATACGCACCATTTGCAGGGTTTGAGTGTGTTCTGGTTGGATGGACTCATGTATGCATTGAGTACAGGTGTAATGGTTTGTCTCATATTGTATTACAAGCTTTCCCTGATTACCAAACTTGTAGAGAAAATTCCATTGGTGGCGAAGTACAGTTTTTTCATAGATAAGCTGGAAGACCTGCACTGGAAGGAATTAACAAGAATTTTAAGCATCTCGCTTAGCCGTTACATGGTCTTTATCGTTCAATACTTAATCATGCTGCATGTGTTTGAAGTAGATGTGCGTATGTTGGATGGGGCTGCGGTGATTGGGGTTATGTTTTTGGTATTGGCAATCGTACCAACGATTGCTTTGGCTGAACTGGGCTTACGTGGTAAGGTTAGTTTGCAGTTAATTGGGCTCTTAAGTGTAAATCAGGTAGGGATAATTGCAACAGCTGCAGGTATCTGGTTAATTAATCTGGTAATTCCTGCGCTGGCAGGTAGTATCTTTATACTGGGCATTCGATTATTTAAAAAGGTTTGA